One Maribacter cobaltidurans genomic window carries:
- a CDS encoding Na+/H+ antiporter NhaC family protein: MKLDETQEALPKIEFYGGTLGTLLPFFVFVSGVIGIALSGAPDERGFWPILILALGLGLLLCKDRTAFSEVVISGMSQKIVMIMITAWILASIIGVLMTLTGFVEALIWLTDQVKLSGSGFVIATFIICCIVSLSTGSSFATILICSPLLYPTGGVLGAHLPSLAGAIIGGATFGDFIAPISDTTIASALSQDAKIGTTIKSRLKYVFPAALFALVSYGVMAYNNVGSSIADIGGLGNPKGLPMLLVPAFIIYLFLKGKHLLHGLLFGLLFGTVLSLVFGLLPFDKVIVLDIENFTTKSFIIDGINRAVGLSFFTILLMALVATLKASGLMNRLVDFAAAKAKTEKHAEGWIVTVMSMAVLLTTHSIVAIIIVADFTKKTGERLGVPKIRRANLLSLIACIFPFLIPYFIPVILMANMTKTGQEYDIPQVSPLEVGLFNFMSWGLLLMAVITLIFGWGKFNERKD, translated from the coding sequence TTGAAACTTGACGAAACACAGGAAGCCCTTCCAAAAATTGAATTCTATGGTGGCACCTTAGGGACCTTGTTGCCCTTTTTTGTTTTCGTTTCCGGAGTTATTGGCATTGCCCTCTCCGGTGCTCCGGACGAGCGTGGATTCTGGCCCATTTTAATATTGGCCTTGGGTTTAGGTCTTTTGCTTTGTAAGGACCGAACCGCATTTTCCGAAGTAGTCATTTCTGGAATGTCCCAAAAAATAGTGATGATCATGATCACCGCTTGGATTTTGGCATCTATCATAGGAGTCCTTATGACACTTACGGGTTTTGTGGAAGCATTGATTTGGCTTACCGATCAAGTAAAACTTTCGGGCTCAGGTTTTGTCATCGCTACGTTCATCATTTGTTGTATCGTTTCTTTGTCCACGGGTTCAAGTTTCGCTACCATATTGATTTGTAGTCCACTACTCTACCCTACTGGCGGTGTTTTAGGGGCACATCTACCTTCCTTGGCAGGGGCCATTATAGGCGGAGCCACCTTTGGGGATTTTATCGCTCCTATTTCAGACACGACCATTGCCAGCGCCCTAAGTCAAGATGCCAAAATCGGTACTACCATAAAAAGCCGATTGAAATATGTTTTTCCGGCAGCATTGTTTGCTTTGGTCTCCTATGGCGTGATGGCCTACAACAATGTAGGTTCAAGCATTGCTGATATAGGTGGGTTGGGCAATCCGAAAGGACTCCCTATGTTATTGGTGCCCGCATTCATAATCTATCTTTTCCTGAAAGGAAAACATCTTTTGCACGGACTCTTATTTGGATTACTTTTCGGAACAGTTTTGAGTCTAGTATTTGGACTTTTACCATTCGATAAGGTCATTGTCTTGGATATCGAAAATTTCACCACCAAAAGTTTTATTATCGATGGTATCAACAGGGCCGTTGGACTCAGTTTTTTTACCATACTCTTAATGGCCCTGGTAGCAACGTTAAAGGCCAGTGGACTTATGAACCGTTTGGTGGATTTTGCCGCTGCCAAAGCAAAAACCGAAAAGCATGCCGAAGGTTGGATCGTTACGGTCATGAGTATGGCCGTGTTATTGACTACCCATAGTATTGTCGCTATTATAATAGTCGCCGACTTTACAAAAAAAACAGGCGAACGATTAGGGGTACCTAAAATTAGACGCGCCAATCTCTTAAGCTTGATCGCCTGTATATTCCCATTTTTGATACCCTATTTTATTCCGGTAATATTAATGGCCAATATGACCAAAACCGGCCAAGAATATGATATCCCGCAAGTGAGTCCGCTAGAAGTAGGTTTGTTCAATTTTATGTCTTGGGGCTTATTGCTCATGGCAGTTATAACCCTAATTTTTGGCTGGGGAAAATTTAATGAAAGAAAAGATTAA
- a CDS encoding Dps family protein: MKLNSIGLETDKSQIISKELNLLLANFQRYYQNLRGIHWNIKGKRFFDLHLKFEELYTDANLKVDMIAERILTLGGVPLHTFEDYIESASVPVGKNITKDDDAIRLIVDSLKELLTIERGILNASDEANDEGTNSMMSDFITEQEKTVWMMKAWLAEEI; the protein is encoded by the coding sequence ATGAAACTAAATAGCATAGGTTTAGAAACCGATAAATCACAAATTATTAGTAAGGAGCTAAATTTACTTTTGGCCAATTTTCAAAGGTATTATCAAAACTTAAGGGGAATACATTGGAATATCAAGGGGAAACGATTTTTTGACCTGCACCTAAAGTTTGAAGAACTTTACACGGACGCCAATTTAAAAGTAGATATGATTGCCGAACGTATTCTTACACTGGGAGGCGTGCCTTTACATACTTTTGAGGATTATATAGAAAGCGCATCGGTTCCCGTGGGTAAAAATATCACTAAAGACGATGATGCCATTCGTCTTATCGTGGATTCACTGAAGGAACTTTTGACTATTGAAAGGGGAATCTTGAATGCCTCGGACGAAGCCAATGATGAAGGTACCAATTCAATGATGAGCGATTTTATCACGGAACAGGAAAAAACGGTCTGGATGATGAAAGCTTGGTTGGCAGAGGAAATCTAA
- a CDS encoding TIGR04076 family protein — MKTESELRDDQFELYDLTVVVENIGGNCTCNMKVGDKFHLKGGKLSMPDKADFCLYALQSTIPLLPTKQRKNHPADWMETDARVVCPDPECKLIGLVYEQ, encoded by the coding sequence ATGAAAACAGAAAGTGAATTGAGAGATGATCAATTTGAACTCTACGATTTAACTGTGGTCGTTGAGAACATTGGCGGTAACTGCACCTGTAATATGAAAGTTGGCGATAAATTTCACCTAAAAGGTGGAAAACTGTCCATGCCGGATAAGGCCGATTTTTGTTTGTATGCCCTACAATCCACCATACCTCTCTTACCCACAAAACAGCGAAAAAACCATCCGGCAGACTGGATGGAAACCGATGCACGTGTCGTCTGCCCAGATCCTGAATGCAAACTTATCGGTCTAGTGTATGAGCAGTAG
- a CDS encoding iron chaperone, translating into MIKAVNFEEYSSHFPAEIQKKLHLLKKLVKETAPEAVEGISYGMPAYKLKGKPLVYFAAQKNHFGFYATPSVHAAFEAELAGYKRGKGSVQFPFNEELPLEVIKKMVSFKVKELSN; encoded by the coding sequence ATGATAAAAGCAGTCAATTTTGAGGAATATAGTTCCCATTTTCCAGCGGAGATTCAGAAGAAATTACATCTACTAAAAAAGTTGGTAAAAGAAACAGCCCCAGAAGCCGTGGAGGGTATAAGTTATGGGATGCCGGCCTACAAATTAAAGGGGAAGCCATTGGTATATTTTGCGGCACAAAAGAATCATTTCGGGTTCTATGCCACTCCTTCTGTGCATGCCGCGTTTGAGGCGGAATTAGCGGGTTACAAAAGAGGGAAAGGTTCCGTACAGTTTCCCTTTAATGAGGAACTACCATTGGAGGTCATAAAAAAAATGGTCAGTTTCAAAGTGAAGGAACTAAGTAACTGA
- a CDS encoding NUDIX domain-containing protein codes for MENSRIKNIKHEILSDNWYTLNKYTFEYQKFDGSWEVQKRESYDCGDGAAVLLYNTQKGTVVLTRQFRMPTYVNDNTDGMMVEVCAGVLDGLTPKECILKEILEETGYQLTEVEQVLVTYMCPGSVTQKLYLFIGEYQDAMKVDAGGGADDETENIEVLEMRFEKALQMMATGEIRDAKTVMLLQYAQINKLIGFNS; via the coding sequence ATGGAAAACAGCAGAATAAAAAATATAAAACACGAAATTCTTTCCGATAATTGGTATACCCTGAACAAATACACTTTTGAATATCAAAAGTTTGATGGTAGCTGGGAGGTCCAAAAACGGGAATCCTATGATTGTGGCGATGGGGCGGCCGTACTTTTGTACAATACCCAGAAAGGAACCGTGGTGCTTACCCGTCAATTTAGGATGCCCACGTATGTAAATGACAATACGGATGGAATGATGGTGGAGGTCTGTGCGGGTGTATTGGACGGACTCACGCCCAAGGAATGTATTTTAAAGGAAATATTGGAAGAAACTGGGTATCAACTTACCGAAGTAGAACAGGTATTGGTCACCTATATGTGTCCGGGGTCCGTAACCCAGAAGCTCTATTTGTTCATTGGGGAGTATCAAGACGCCATGAAGGTTGATGCAGGAGGGGGTGCGGACGATGAAACCGAAAATATCGAAGTTTTGGAAATGCGCTTTGAAAAGGCGTTACAAATGATGGCTACAGGTGAAATCCGTGATGCCAAGACCGTCATGCTGCTGCAATATGCGCAAATTAATAAGTTGATAGGATTTAATAGTTAA
- a CDS encoding DUF2141 domain-containing protein, translating to MKRLGIILGLVFTSMIMQAQDQEGVTVTVTIENVLSDEGQIIGSLHTADTFMKAPGVQNKSKDASIGKVTLTFPNVKPGTFALMLMHDKNGNQRMDFEPSGMPKESYATSGDMAFGPPSFDGSKFEVADKDLEFRVRF from the coding sequence ATGAAAAGATTAGGAATTATTTTAGGATTAGTATTTACTAGCATGATCATGCAAGCGCAAGATCAAGAAGGAGTCACCGTTACTGTAACCATTGAAAATGTATTATCTGATGAGGGACAAATTATTGGTTCACTGCATACAGCGGACACCTTTATGAAGGCACCAGGTGTCCAAAATAAAAGCAAGGATGCATCTATAGGGAAAGTAACCCTTACCTTCCCCAATGTTAAGCCGGGTACTTTTGCATTGATGTTGATGCATGATAAAAACGGTAACCAGCGTATGGATTTTGAACCTTCTGGGATGCCCAAAGAAAGCTATGCCACTTCCGGGGATATGGCCTTTGGACCTCCAAGTTTTGACGGATCAAAGTTTGAAGTTGCGGATAAGGACCTTGAATTTAGGGTACGTTTCTAA
- a CDS encoding hydrogen peroxide-inducible genes activator, giving the protein MTITQLRYVLAVAEYKNFTLAAEKSFVTQPTLSMQVQKLEDELDIQIFDRGKKPISVTDVGEKIVAQAKNIVNEANRIKDIVDQEKGFIGGDFTLGIIPTIMPTLLPMFLKTFITKYPKVNLIIKEQNTENLIENLKDGHLDAAIAATPLEEDDIIERPLYYEPFVGYVPKNHRLGTYDTLEVEDLDVTDILLLQDGHCFREGVLNLCKAPKKLGGDHFQLQSGSFETLINLSNEGLGMTLLPFLNTLELEDEKKENLKYFKEPSPAREVSLIYHKSELKIQITEALRDVISSVVRGAIAFQDVKIISPLGK; this is encoded by the coding sequence ATGACCATTACACAGTTGCGCTATGTTCTTGCTGTAGCAGAATATAAGAATTTTACACTTGCAGCCGAGAAAAGTTTCGTTACCCAACCAACTTTAAGTATGCAGGTTCAAAAACTTGAGGATGAATTGGATATCCAAATATTTGATCGAGGAAAAAAACCTATTTCCGTTACCGATGTAGGCGAAAAAATTGTAGCCCAAGCCAAAAATATTGTCAACGAAGCTAATAGGATAAAGGACATCGTAGATCAGGAAAAAGGATTTATAGGTGGAGACTTTACCTTGGGCATAATACCTACGATTATGCCTACACTCTTACCCATGTTTCTTAAAACTTTCATCACCAAATACCCTAAGGTCAACCTCATCATAAAGGAGCAAAATACAGAGAACCTTATTGAAAATTTAAAGGACGGACATTTGGATGCAGCTATCGCGGCTACACCTTTGGAAGAAGATGATATCATTGAACGTCCACTTTATTACGAACCCTTTGTAGGCTACGTACCCAAAAATCATAGATTGGGAACTTATGATACTCTTGAAGTGGAAGACTTGGATGTCACCGATATTCTTTTGTTGCAGGATGGGCACTGTTTTCGGGAAGGCGTTTTGAATCTCTGTAAGGCTCCTAAAAAATTAGGTGGTGATCATTTCCAATTACAGAGCGGTAGTTTTGAGACTTTGATCAATCTGTCCAATGAAGGACTTGGAATGACCCTTCTCCCATTTTTGAATACTTTGGAATTGGAAGACGAAAAAAAGGAAAACTTAAAATATTTTAAAGAACCATCCCCAGCCAGGGAGGTAAGTCTTATTTATCATAAAAGTGAACTAAAAATACAGATTACGGAGGCTCTTAGGGATGTTATCTCCTCCGTTGTAAGAGGTGCGATTGCATTTCAGGATGTAAAGATTATCAGTCCCTTAGGGAAGTAA
- a CDS encoding aldo/keto reductase translates to MKRIELQPGYTISRVIKGGWHLAGGHGNISEEQALVDMRHFVKAGITTFDCADIYTGVEELIGKFRKKYEDEFRSGELSPIQVHTKYVPDYNALATLKKEDTIRIIDRSLKRLGVEQLDLVQFAWWDYQFPKYLETAVHLSELQKSGKIRFLGVTNFDTKHIQEMLDAGVTISSNQVQYSVLDQRVEKNMTALAKEHNIPYLCYGTVAGGFLSDRYLNAPDPVPPYENRSLTKYRLIIDEFGGYELFQEALQVLRTIADQYQVGITEVACNYILQKQMVGGIIVGARNRNHLESLQKLDSSTLNQNDLVKIESIVSRSKGPKGPFYELERDKTGKHGSIMKYNLNED, encoded by the coding sequence ATGAAACGAATAGAATTACAACCCGGATATACCATTTCAAGAGTGATCAAAGGGGGATGGCACTTGGCGGGAGGTCATGGGAATATTTCTGAAGAACAAGCCTTGGTCGATATGCGTCATTTCGTAAAAGCGGGTATAACCACGTTCGATTGTGCCGATATTTATACAGGGGTAGAAGAACTCATCGGCAAGTTCAGAAAAAAATATGAAGATGAATTCCGTTCGGGAGAATTGTCCCCGATTCAAGTACACACCAAATATGTTCCCGACTACAATGCCCTGGCAACGCTCAAGAAAGAGGATACGATCCGGATAATTGATCGTTCGCTCAAACGCCTTGGTGTAGAACAATTGGATTTGGTACAATTCGCTTGGTGGGATTATCAATTCCCGAAATATTTGGAAACTGCTGTCCACCTTTCGGAATTGCAAAAAAGCGGAAAAATACGATTTCTAGGGGTTACTAATTTTGATACGAAGCACATTCAGGAAATGCTGGATGCCGGTGTAACCATATCATCCAATCAAGTGCAATATTCCGTATTGGATCAGCGTGTTGAAAAGAATATGACCGCCCTGGCCAAAGAACACAACATTCCCTATCTCTGCTACGGCACTGTGGCAGGTGGGTTCCTGAGTGACCGTTATCTGAACGCACCCGACCCTGTACCCCCTTATGAAAACCGTTCCCTGACCAAATACAGATTGATCATTGATGAATTTGGAGGTTATGAACTTTTTCAAGAGGCACTTCAGGTGCTTAGAACGATTGCCGACCAATATCAGGTAGGAATCACCGAAGTTGCTTGTAACTATATTTTACAAAAACAAATGGTAGGTGGTATCATCGTTGGTGCAAGAAACCGTAATCATCTAGAGAGTCTACAGAAACTGGACAGTTCTACCTTAAACCAGAATGACCTTGTCAAAATAGAATCAATTGTTTCCCGAAGCAAAGGCCCCAAGGGCCCCTTTTATGAATTGGAACGCGATAAGACCGGAAAACATGGCTCCATCATGAAATATAACCTTAACGAAGACTAA
- a CDS encoding DUF885 family protein: MKTHFGHWLLFFLLTFSSSAQDLGEQYISAWKAFYPSEALEAGMLPSVFHYEDLSENTIAQWLEFNEQILTSLTQPNAPIDPVDGRLLRVQAQSEVDTWKNLSKHTNSLDLYAELISDAIPTVIKADYLLDHEKDDLICNRFVSMEKLASAAQKNLKNVSKDDLEQGLENLSKSLTYLTQHDFKNRGPNLISRECPAMDSAIQSMESLKAFALEKFEDNTLPETSILGKQEYDRRLKLYTDSNLTSTELAEMALNEIGTVRDLMAQVSKQYLLEKYPTKNLPKNDREIIDLALADMEKDAPLNSADYLQFWQQLADSAVAFIQKNNIATLPKNQTLRIQTAPESAGPAARIGWVASAPPFDPNPMTTLNLPSIPDTLPKQEQVDFWASFNKPFNRMIVIHELFPGHYMQLKISRETPHRLRLLFPYGIFIEGWATFTEKVLLDAGWEAENKLTLLAHLRKRLENANRAYTSVQVHCNDWNQDQVLEFSTETSLLAPQFAKSLWGRIINSPLQLTSYYLGGAQFTQLLKTEKERLGDKFDLKYFMDTIMKAGPIPIEEFYDIFKNTSPN, encoded by the coding sequence ATGAAGACCCATTTTGGCCATTGGCTGCTTTTTTTCTTGTTAACCTTCTCCTCCTCGGCCCAAGACTTGGGCGAACAATATATTTCAGCTTGGAAGGCATTTTACCCTTCCGAAGCATTGGAAGCGGGTATGCTGCCTTCTGTATTTCATTATGAAGACCTATCAGAAAATACGATTGCCCAATGGCTGGAATTCAACGAACAAATCCTGACTTCACTTACCCAACCCAATGCCCCAATTGACCCTGTTGACGGAAGATTACTAAGGGTTCAGGCCCAGTCTGAAGTTGATACGTGGAAGAACCTAAGCAAGCATACCAATTCTCTCGATCTGTACGCAGAACTTATTTCGGATGCAATCCCTACGGTTATAAAAGCCGATTATCTTCTGGACCATGAGAAAGATGACCTAATTTGCAATCGGTTTGTATCCATGGAAAAATTGGCATCGGCTGCTCAAAAAAATCTAAAAAACGTTTCAAAAGACGATTTGGAACAAGGCCTTGAGAATTTATCAAAATCCCTTACCTATCTGACTCAGCATGACTTCAAAAATAGAGGTCCGAATTTAATTTCAAGGGAATGCCCAGCGATGGATTCCGCTATACAAAGTATGGAATCCTTAAAGGCATTTGCGCTGGAAAAATTTGAGGACAACACGTTACCTGAGACATCCATTCTAGGAAAACAAGAATATGACCGAAGGTTAAAATTGTATACGGACAGCAATCTAACTTCAACCGAGTTGGCAGAAATGGCCTTGAACGAAATTGGGACGGTTCGTGATTTAATGGCTCAAGTATCAAAACAATACCTTCTAGAAAAGTATCCAACTAAAAACCTTCCAAAAAATGACCGGGAAATAATTGATTTGGCCTTGGCCGATATGGAAAAGGACGCCCCCTTGAACAGTGCCGACTACCTTCAATTTTGGCAACAACTAGCCGATAGTGCCGTCGCTTTCATTCAAAAAAACAATATCGCCACCTTACCCAAAAATCAGACCTTACGCATTCAAACGGCCCCTGAGAGTGCTGGTCCCGCAGCACGTATCGGCTGGGTGGCGAGTGCGCCGCCATTCGACCCCAATCCCATGACTACGCTCAACTTACCTTCAATTCCGGATACGCTTCCAAAACAGGAACAAGTTGATTTTTGGGCTTCTTTCAACAAGCCCTTTAACCGCATGATCGTTATCCATGAACTTTTCCCAGGGCATTACATGCAATTGAAAATCAGTCGGGAAACACCGCATAGACTAAGGTTGCTTTTCCCATATGGCATTTTCATTGAGGGTTGGGCCACGTTTACTGAAAAAGTGCTGTTGGATGCCGGGTGGGAAGCTGAAAATAAACTGACCCTTTTAGCACACTTGCGCAAACGCTTGGAAAATGCAAATCGGGCTTACACGTCCGTACAAGTACATTGTAACGACTGGAACCAGGATCAAGTTTTAGAATTCTCGACCGAAACTTCCTTATTGGCACCACAATTCGCCAAAAGTCTTTGGGGACGTATCATAAACAGCCCCTTGCAGCTTACCTCCTACTATTTGGGAGGTGCCCAATTCACGCAATTATTAAAAACCGAAAAGGAACGCTTAGGCGACAAGTTCGATTTGAAATATTTTATGGATACCATTATGAAGGCCGGACCAATACCTATTGAAGAATTTTATGACATTTTTAAAAATACAAGCCCCAATTAA
- a CDS encoding D-alanyl-D-alanine carboxypeptidase, with the protein MKKTIIPLLLIFLLFSCASLKRKTIKKIDVTLNSSFYRNQFTGFLVIDPISRDTLYNYHSDKYFTPASNTKIFTLYTALKTLPDHIPTLRYTEQNDTLYFEGTGDPSFLHHYLKDSTGFNFLKNRDNLAFYNGNFMDTEWGPGWSWDDFQWYYSPERNAFPVYGNTVMIYDTPEWNISPSYFMDSVNTIRNEWNRERNKNLFYFDKGTKDTLEIPFKSNRNTIKNILETSLNKPITLAKKMPEGPKKTLYGIHADSLYVRLMHESDNFIAEQLLILASGELTDTLNTSNAQRYILENDLKNLPQEPRWVDGSGLSRYNLFTPQSMVYVLNQLYKEVPQERLFSIFPAGGVSGTVESWYGGIEEPYIFAKSGSLSNNYCLSGYLRTRKGKLLIFSFMNNHFRHSSSEVKERMQTIFEAIREGY; encoded by the coding sequence ATGAAAAAAACAATCATCCCTCTCTTGTTGATATTTCTATTGTTTAGCTGTGCCAGTTTAAAAAGAAAGACAATAAAAAAAATAGATGTTACCCTTAATTCGTCTTTCTACAGAAATCAATTCACTGGATTTTTGGTGATTGATCCAATTTCCAGAGATACCCTATATAATTATCATAGTGATAAGTATTTTACACCGGCGAGTAACACTAAAATCTTCACTTTATATACTGCTCTAAAAACCCTTCCAGACCATATTCCCACCCTTAGATACACTGAACAAAATGACACATTGTACTTTGAGGGCACGGGAGATCCTTCCTTTTTACACCATTATTTAAAGGATAGTACAGGATTCAATTTTTTGAAAAACAGAGATAATCTCGCCTTTTACAATGGGAATTTTATGGATACCGAATGGGGTCCGGGATGGTCATGGGACGATTTCCAATGGTATTATTCCCCTGAACGAAATGCCTTCCCAGTTTATGGGAATACTGTCATGATTTATGATACTCCGGAATGGAACATATCCCCAAGTTACTTTATGGATAGTGTAAATACCATTCGAAATGAGTGGAACAGGGAACGGAACAAAAACCTATTCTATTTTGATAAAGGAACAAAAGACACCTTGGAAATTCCTTTTAAATCAAATAGAAATACCATAAAGAACATTTTGGAAACTTCACTCAACAAACCGATAACACTGGCAAAAAAGATGCCTGAGGGTCCCAAAAAAACACTTTACGGAATTCATGCAGATTCCCTTTACGTTCGACTAATGCATGAAAGCGATAATTTCATCGCGGAACAGTTATTGATCCTGGCCTCCGGAGAACTAACGGATACCCTGAATACTTCGAATGCCCAAAGGTATATATTGGAAAATGATTTGAAAAACCTACCCCAAGAACCAAGATGGGTAGATGGCTCGGGACTCTCAAGATACAATCTGTTCACGCCGCAATCCATGGTATACGTATTAAACCAGCTTTATAAAGAAGTGCCTCAAGAACGGCTTTTTAGTATTTTTCCTGCAGGAGGTGTTTCGGGAACAGTTGAATCTTGGTACGGTGGAATAGAGGAACCCTATATCTTTGCGAAATCGGGAAGTCTAAGTAACAATTATTGTCTAAGCGGATATTTAAGGACCAGAAAAGGAAAGTTGCTAATCTTCAGTTTTATGAACAATCACTTTAGGCATTCCTCATCGGAAGTAAAGGAACGAATGCAGACTATTTTTGAAGCGATACGGGAGGGATATTAG
- a CDS encoding TonB-dependent receptor, giving the protein MKKINLFIILLIATGTFAQTVVSGIVTDAAKKPIEGANVYLEGTYDGASTDAQGYFSFETTETGTQNLLVSMLSFEPFSQAGDVTYLNNLEITLYEALNELTGVTLTAGSFKAGDNSKASVLKPLDIVTTAGTAGDFVAALRTLPGTSTVNEDGRLFVRGGAAGETQVFIDGLRVFQPFNATTNNMPTRGRFSPFLFKGITFSTGGYSAEYGQALSSVLLLNTTDIPDQEKTDISIMSVGAGLGHTEIWGKKSLSINTSYTNLGPYQFLVLSDQDMRWNKPYESVAGEAVFRSQGESSMFKFYTGFNHSNVEVEQQDINFEEYVPYGLKNNNFYLNSSYKNYFENEWTLTSGASISIDKNNVDILENSIDSKEVAAHLKTKLGKKFSNRFQLMFGAEYFNQQFDEQYTDSNADVFSYGFKDHLFSGFAETDIYLSNQFAMKLGGRLEKSNLLDQITFSPRMALAYKSSEKGQFSLAYGDFYQNPWTEYLKFDQNLETEKTSHYILNYQFLDNGKTFRAEAYYKNYDQLVKFDTEMPQFNSIFNNSGGGYASGLDIFWRDNKSIGNLDYWVSYSFLDTQRNYRNFKEKATPNFAPKHSLSLVTKYWIEDLRSQVGISYNYGSGRMYNDPNKMEFQSQKAKAYNNLSVNWAYLLSQQKILYFSISNVAGFNNVNGYQYANTPNDMGTYERRTIRPNADTFFFVGFFWTISQDKKSNQLDNL; this is encoded by the coding sequence ATGAAAAAAATTAATCTATTTATCATTCTTTTAATCGCCACGGGAACATTTGCCCAAACCGTTGTTTCGGGAATCGTAACGGATGCCGCAAAAAAACCAATAGAAGGCGCAAATGTCTATTTGGAAGGCACCTATGATGGGGCCTCCACGGATGCCCAAGGATATTTTAGCTTTGAGACCACTGAGACGGGCACACAAAACTTATTGGTTTCCATGCTTTCCTTTGAACCGTTTTCACAAGCCGGGGATGTAACTTATTTAAATAACCTTGAAATCACACTGTATGAAGCACTTAATGAGTTGACCGGTGTCACCTTGACGGCAGGAAGTTTTAAGGCGGGCGATAACTCCAAGGCATCTGTTCTAAAACCTTTGGATATTGTTACCACCGCAGGCACAGCAGGTGATTTTGTCGCTGCTTTAAGGACGTTACCAGGGACAAGCACCGTAAATGAAGATGGGCGATTGTTCGTTAGGGGAGGTGCTGCGGGAGAGACCCAGGTTTTTATAGATGGATTACGTGTGTTTCAACCTTTTAACGCTACTACGAACAATATGCCCACCCGAGGCAGGTTCTCCCCATTTCTTTTTAAGGGAATTACCTTTAGCACGGGGGGATATTCAGCCGAATACGGACAAGCGTTATCCAGTGTGCTGCTTTTGAATACTACGGATATTCCTGATCAGGAAAAAACGGATATTTCCATAATGTCTGTAGGTGCGGGTCTTGGTCATACCGAAATTTGGGGGAAGAAGTCCCTTTCCATAAACACAAGTTATACGAATTTGGGCCCATATCAATTCTTGGTACTATCCGACCAGGATATGCGTTGGAACAAACCTTACGAATCCGTTGCAGGAGAAGCGGTATTTCGCAGTCAGGGCGAAAGTAGTATGTTTAAATTTTATACCGGTTTCAACCATTCCAATGTAGAGGTGGAACAACAGGATATCAATTTTGAGGAATACGTACCCTATGGTTTAAAAAACAACAATTTCTATTTGAACAGTTCATATAAAAACTATTTTGAAAATGAGTGGACCCTTACTTCCGGAGCTAGTATTTCTATAGATAAAAACAATGTGGATATCCTAGAAAATTCCATTGATTCCAAAGAAGTGGCCGCACACTTAAAGACCAAGTTGGGCAAAAAATTCAGCAATAGATTTCAATTAATGTTTGGAGCGGAATATTTCAATCAGCAATTTGACGAACAGTATACGGATTCCAATGCCGATGTTTTTTCCTATGGTTTTAAGGATCATCTTTTTAGCGGATTTGCCGAAACGGATATTTACTTAAGCAATCAATTTGCGATGAAACTCGGTGGCCGTTTAGAGAAAAGCAATCTTCTTGATCAGATTACCTTTTCACCAAGAATGGCCTTGGCCTATAAGAGTAGTGAGAAAGGGCAATTTTCGTTGGCCTATGGAGATTTTTACCAGAATCCGTGGACTGAATACTTAAAATTTGACCAAAACTTGGAAACCGAAAAGACCTCTCACTATATATTAAATTATCAGTTTTTGGATAATGGGAAAACTTTTAGGGCAGAGGCATACTACAAGAATTATGACCAATTGGTAAAGTTCGATACCGAAATGCCACAGTTCAATTCAATTTTCAACAATAGCGGTGGGGGATATGCTTCTGGTTTGGATATCTTTTGGAGAGATAATAAAAGCATTGGCAACCTTGATTATTGGGTATCCTATTCCTTTTTGGATACACAAAGGAACTACAGGAATTTTAAGGAAAAGGCAACTCCTAATTTTGCTCCTAAGCATAGTTTGTCCTTGGTCACAAAGTACTGGATAGAGGATTTGCGCTCTCAGGTAGGCATTTCTTACAATTATGGGTCTGGGAGAATGTACAACGACCCTAATAAAATGGAGTTCCAGAGCCAAAAGGCAAAGGCTTATAATAATCTTAGTGTAAACTGGGCCTATCTATTATCACAACAAAAAATCTTATACTTTTCCATAAGTAATGTAGCCGGATTTAATAATGTGAATGGATATCAATACGCCAATACGCCAAATGACATGGGGACTTATGAGCGAAGGACCATACGACCCAACGCGGATACATTCTTCTTTGTGGGATTCTTTTGGACCATCAGCCAGGATAAAAAAAGCAACCAATTGGATAATCTTTAA